The stretch of DNA attaaatgaaaagaattgaaagaataTAAAGTGAGTTGGTGAGGGGATATTTTAAGTCACTCAAGTCGCTACCTTTATAACTATGGCAAAAATACAAAAGTATGGGCCCGAGAGAGTAAAGATACTATGGTCCAAAGTAATGTTTGTTTGTGGTGTTAGAATATCTGTCTACCCCATTGCAAACTCATCAAATTCCTATACCCAATTTCTCCCGGCATTGCTTTCACTCCTTTGTAATCGCATAAATCATATGAGGTTTCATTGgttaagtaattttttttagtattactgactctattgcgttgtaatatctgtttatctatactttctcaatttgttgaagcacaaaaagtcaatattacTTCCAAATGaagctcaatctcatgacctctcattgGAGAGAGTTACTGTATGGCTGCATGTCACTCGATCATAAGGTCATTAGCATTTGGTTAAGTAATTATGATATCATAATAAATATCACTTAGAGGACATATGATAGCCAAAAAAAGTTTAAACTTCTTTGGAATTTAGAATGTAGGAAAATTATTCTCATGGTTGGTGCAATCTTTGAATTAAGAAAATTCGAGTCAATGGGAATTACATTCTATGATATCAATGAAAGTAAACTCCACCCCCctaggtagaatttttttttctgagtgATTATAAATCtaccaaatttatttaattacgtatttatccttttttttttgtgtaaggTTAAAAGTctcttataatttataaatatacaaaaaatgttTCTCCCACCATTACACATTGTTTATCAGTGATGCAgtatgtgtgtgcgcgcgcacacagtacattatatataactTGATTAACTTGAGTTTAATTGTTGGgtacttaattaatttgatgactTGGTATTTTTTTGACATATGGTTTACTAATTTACAAGTAATTTATTAAAGTCTCGATTATTTGTTATggtatttgttttttaatgtttgtataTAACAAGAATATATTAGAgattataaacatttttctgGAGAAGTTTAAACCAACgaaaaatgttaattaattttttaagtaatttaattgttatgttttcTAGATAACaccaaatatgttaattaatttttctataaaGTTATTTCTATCAAACATATTTCTTCTTCAGAATATTTTTCCAAGAATTTAATTCATATCTCCCAATTCAAAAGCCTGCATAATAAGAaataagtgaaaaaaaaaatgttgatattGTAACTGAAACTAACcatcaaattgaaattttaaatagtttttgtCACTGGTTATTGGACTTACTAAAGGCGAATACAAAAAGGTATTAAGCAAAGAGAAAGTTGAGTAAAAAGGGCTTCTTTTATTGACTTAAAATAGTCATATGGTTGCTGCAATCACTAGAATGCCATGGGGATTGCCCCCACAATAGGAGGTCAATGATACTATTTATAGGCTAAATGCACACCCTTGCCCTAACTATGTTATAAGATACTACTCGTATGAGATATTTTATTGAATAACGTAGGAGGCTAATACCTTCTTTGTAAGATAATTGTCATCTACTTCACCTAATTATTATGTACTTGTgttatatttatcaaataagaATGGGAAATTAGATTCTTTTGGTAAAgtaaattcatttatttttcgaCTAAGATTTTAAGTTGATATCATGCCGACTTTTAGACTTATAGTCGGACTATCCAACCTAGACCATACTACAATCTGCACAACATTAACCCAATCCATCTTACCATTCACTATATCCATGCCAATCACAATAATGACACCCTTGTCAATTAAGTTGTCCATCCGAATTGACGAATCATAACGATATCACTGCAAACAAGTTCAAATCAATTCAAACGGTTTCTTGATAAAACCTTTCAAATATTtcttgtttggtaacataattaacttatcagtcaattttgacttaattaaccactattagttgtttgacttagttaaacaatcaatacgagtgtttggttaattagctttttgtaacaatttattgttctaaaatgctaaaattcaaaaagttgctcaaagaaACTTTTTCGATCAGCTTTTGGTAAAGTCATTTTGAATGTaattagctatcagctaacaactaatttaccaaacatttttttacaatCAGATAATGTTATGAACTAGTTAAACTCACTAACCTAATCAACTaatagctatttaccaaacgccctttatgaatcatttttcttcttcacaaaGGATGAGTAGAGTTGCACCATAGAACTCCTCCCATAAATTTTCATATAGTGATCATGGACATGGCTCCTGCACCTGCAAGCAGAGACAACAGAAGACAGCACAAAAGTGGGAGTCACACAGCCAgcaaaatccaaaaaataaaaataaaataaaataaaataaattagggTTAGTTAAGAGAAGAGAATGGTGATTTAAAAAGTTAGTTAAATTAAcataagaagaaagaaagaaacaagataTGCATGATGAAATTAATAATTGGGAGGTTCCCAATGGTTTTTATTGCGATCCACACATTGTTGTCTCCGGCCCAACGTGCCCTGCCTTGATTCTGTACTTTTTCTACCACTCCTTGGAATCCTATGCTTAAACCAACTACCTTGCCTATTCATTTCATATATTAACTCTGAAATATGTGATTGAGGGTTGAAACGTGATTCTCATGTCAAAATATTAGTATGATTCTTGTCAATACTCTCTATATGCATATAAATGAAATTTGACTAATGAACACTCTTAGATATTGATtgcatgtttttaaaaaaattatatatacaatatcgTGCATAACACTATTAcagatataaaattttataatgttgcTAGTTATACATAAAAAGATACTACAACTTTACAACGTACGAAgtacatttcaaaatttacagAGTACACTTACaacattgtgtgtgtgtgtgtgtatatatatatatatatatatatatatatatatatatatatatatatatatgtatgtatgtatatatatatttctctagtTTATATCACCAATAAAGTACAAGATATATTATCACCGAGCACATCACAGTATAAACATTTCTTATTGTTGTTGCTTTattgatgtatttttttttagaattgcTTTATTGATGTATTAGAACTTCTATATAGTTTTACCAtgtaatgtattaaattaaaaaacaaaaaatagctCCAACCAGCGTACTGGCCAAATAGTTTGTTTCTTTCACATATGTGGGGATCAAacccccaacctcatgcttaaagGACAAAGTGTTGAAACACCAAGCCAGCCATGTTGGTTAGGTCTATAATTATCATGTAATTTGATACATATCTAAATATATCATGTAAAAAGATGTTAGGTCTCCCCCTAATTATATGTCAAAAAAAGAATTGAGATTCCAACTATTACAAACATAATTAGTGTCAGAGTGTGATTTTAATTAACTTATTAAGAAAATTTATGATCGACCCAAAAATACAGGAATCACCAAAAGATGGAGAGGGTACAACTCCATTAATGAAGTTATTGGATTGAAAAATACCTTaaaagaatgtttttttttttttttgaatataccCAAAGTTTACACCGCACCTCTTTGGTGTCGGCTCTTCCATATTCAATGCCAAGAATCAAATTtttgacctttggttaaggataGACGAGTCACTtgccactcaaccacaccctcaGATTACCTTAAAAGAATGTTAATCATATTATTAGTTTGTAATCAATAAAAAAGATTTATGCATCGTCACGGTTAGAATAAATGTTGTTTATAAAAGGAAGGTTATGTGAAATAAacttgttgtttgtttgttcaTTTGCTTGTATAAAACGATGTAAGTTTGAATGGAAAGGAATTTTTAGGTGGGAGGACAATTATGTGGCGACAAATTGTTTGATTAAATTTAGGTTTAGAGTTAAGAAATTAGGAATTTGTATACGTAATTGAGATTCTGATGGCATTAGGTTTAGGGCAAGTGGAAGTGGGGCACTTGAAGTATATTGTTGGTTGTACTGTCATGCTAATGCATCTGGCTCAATGTAGACTGGCAGATGCTTTTTGATGTTGGGGCATATGCAGAAatcccttttatttatttgattttttcctCCACCAAAGGATGTTAGACcttattgaaattattttttaattattattattattgccttATTTTTGTTGTTCTGATTCCTAGTTCCATCTTGACCCTTCCATATGAAAGGCCACAATAATGTTATTAGATCACAAAGTACTTAACAAGAAACTCGCATTCATTATTTGAAAATGTATATTGGATAAATTTCGTTCTTGTGCAATagtgtgcaaattatataaaagaggtaaacaatattaagaaaatcatatgtGTTTGGATTGACCGAGAGCTACatgtattttacaatataaaattaatctAATCGAGTCTCGATTGAGCCATATTTGACAACAACTCTCTCGAGGGCGTTTCACATATACATGGGTTTAGACTTTCGACCTTAAACTTCAAGGTAGGAGCCCTATTTTAAGCGACTCAAACTCGTCTCATTTGAACTTAAACTTCAAGGTAGGAGCTAATTTCAAATTGAGCTTGATTGATCGAAATgatttttaatatgttttttgaaagggatttttaatatatttaaaagttaagaaattggcatttttttctctcaaattATATGCTTGTAACATTTTTTTCCCTAAATTATTCATGTATCCATATTaacccctcaattattttaaaggtggcaatttttccatctttctgtaaaaatgaacatttttacccttaaaaatatgacaaaataagtatttcatttatttttcttctccaacaaattattgtttatatgtggtaATCAGAATAAATGCAAGAAAGAGCATTCACCATTTAtaattagtttaaaattatagttataataTTTGCAAATGGTATATGTTTTTTTCCGCATTTATTCTTATTCCAACATATAAGCATTTATAAAAAAGTTtgcttaagtttttttttttttttttgttagatatCATTTTATCCTGAGTAGTGCATGCACCATACTTAAACTAATCCATGTTCGCACCAAATCGACCCAATTAATAGGCAAAGTGCTAGGCATATTCATGCGAGAGAGAATTTTGAACTTTTGACCtctcttaaaaattaatagtGCACAACCACCCACGCTAACCAAAATAGCACTTCAAAACTTATAAAATAGCACATCATTAtgacaacatatataatttatttacttcatgatatatgattatataattaaagaagaaaacagtAAAACTACTTAGGTCaattctggttttttttttttgggggggggggttggggggggggggacagtgaatttcttatttattaattatttgaatcactagactttgttttgtttaaagtAGTTACactttttagtcttttcaaAACCAACATATGGTCATGAAATACAATAAACAactttttttcaattaaaatatatataatacatgaaATATGACAAAGAAAACTAATTTTGTGAAAACCTTgaaatcgttatatcgtggaccaacaAGTTTCACCATGTGCATTATAGATCCTgattcaaattatatacatgtacttaatttattatgtacatcatcaagtacataatttgttaattgaaaatatataatatgttaattaactgtaggtacataatCTTAATCAAGACTCACAATGCGCATAATAAATCCTGATCCAGAATATAATTTGCGACAATCTTtgtcatatatttattataggCTTGAAATGTCTTGATTTCTATatgtgcataataataataatctaaaagaTTTAATCAATTCAATAATTTCCGTATAATTCTAAATATAGGAAGCGAATTGAATGTATATTTAGAATTCTTCATaaaatctacacttataataagagcaaataatgttagacccttaactggaactaaaaaaatgttagtgtaatagtctgctataacatattgtaccttgtgttcttcttattgtgcaacctccaattaaattcttaatatatcctaatcctttataattttactaaattctttccgttaaatataacggaagtttaacattaaattctttaggcaatttgtttctttattgtagttttcaaacaaattggaaatattctataatacaattctgtatagatttctaatttaaaattagaatattgaagccttaataggattctataatacaattttgtatagattcctaactaaaccattattctacccaaaacaacagtatataaacccctcccattctcactggtattcactcaaaattaaacctaacatattctgcaacacaccatctacttgacattctataggtatgattgtcaaaatattataatgctaattctattatttgtatttgtactcataatgattacaaatttttttttaaaaaaaaatcaataatgttatactcattaattagtataacttcaatatcgttatgtaaatatatctattgtataatctgttcatctatacttgtatccttgtattaTACTTGTAATGTTGTAAATATActtgtaatgttgtggttctcattatattcctctataatctacacattttagttactcatAACTGCGTaatctatgatttttgaatttatattgtggttctcattatattatttcataacattctttatgaacatatttcccatggcacaaggatattagtcatgacaaatgcaATAAAGTTAATTGACATTGACACACAAACGGTGGGCTGGAGtagtacagttcatgtcattaagaaaaacgaaccaaaaaacgctattggaacgcctgagaaaaagtatatgctcatcgtacttgaggatgaaacagtaagtaaatagtaaaaaatttctcccattattattattattattattattattattattaagatgctctcgttcaccaccaacatcattgtaaatgctatatgtaaatgcaaggaactcgggttcaatcaatagtatttgataatgacattggaatgtatgatatcactttacaaacaaacaaatggtacatcatctcaaatgtcattgtcaaacctgtccagacaaactataaagtacttgaccacaaatacaattacacatggattttaaatggtcagaccggtgtccaaacaagtgacaatgatgacacgtcaTTTGCTACCATGTAAATGgcttatttgtttctacttactttagttgcaatttaacTATTTactatttctttatattttattaaaatatataagcatcaaaactatttctttgatttttattaatttagcatttttttctctcattattatatgactactttaactaattaaggaacactaatttaaaaatacacattgacCATTGATTTAATCGCGCAATGCGCATGTGATAActagtaaaatatataaattttgaaaaagctAAAGGGTAGGCACCCCACCTTGTCCCCTAGTTCCACTACTAGCACTATTAAGGAGtattaaatatttcaatttttttaatacattaagttTCTCAACTTAATTTAGACTAATTCTTAtagtcaataatactaaaaaagaaaaaaaaatattaggttAATTCTAAGTTTCCGAAATTTCTACCCAATAGTCGTTGGAGGAGGTAAATCGTGAGACATTCCATCTCCAAGTTCTCATCCCTTGCTTGTACAAATGAGTGTTTTAGGAATAAGCTGTATATTCAATATTCACGTGAATGCAATACAAGAAGTACAGAAAGAATTAATAATGATAGTGTTAATACTCCGACCTTGTACGATCGGGGTTTTACAGTCGGTGGCTCGGACCTTAGCCGTACTGGTCTTTTTGGCCGAGCCGACCTCATCAGGTCGGCAGCCGCCCTTGGTTTCCGGAGAGTAGTCCCATCGCGACCGCCACGTGCTTCTCCCCTCTAGGGCAGAGGACTGAGTAGTTGCATGCCCGCCACGTGCTCCCCATGCCGAACCCCTGGGTCGCCACTTTTCCCTCTTATAAATACtgcatttatgaggagagagggGATCTTTTGGCTAATTTTAGACTAAGCCTTGAAGtgagctcggacagtaggaaagcccactgccgacccgcCGAGCCCTTCGAGCCCTTTTGATATTGTAAACCGGGCTTGGATCCTTTTGATTAATAAAAGATCGTATTACCCGTTTTTAGCATCGTATTGCCGTATTTAGCTTTATCAAATAATACAAAAGAGAgtcataaaataaatacaataggCTAAATAGAGTCCTAGTACAAATACTATACTAATACACCCCCTCAAGCGGACAGTGAGCAAGGAACAACGCCTAGCTTGACACGCAGCTTTGCAAAACGCGGCCCAGGGGGTGGTTTAGTAAAAATATCAGCCACCTGATCTTTAGTCGAAAGAAAGTTCACCTTAAGATCACCAGCCGCCACACGCTCACGCACAAAATGATAATCGGTCTCGGTATGCTTCGTCCGAGTATGAAATACAGGATTGGCGTAGAGATAAGTGgcaccaagattatcacaccaaaACACAGGGATAGAGTTAAGGGACAAAGTAAGCTCACGAAGCAAAGACTGAATCTAGACAACCTCCGCTGCTACATCAGCCAAAGCCCTGTATTCAACCTCAGTAAAAGAACGCGCAATGGTGAGTTGCTTCCTAGATACCCAGGAAACAAGACTAGATCCAATGAAAATGGCAAAACCAGCCTTAAACCTCCTGTCAACTTGACAGCCAGCCCAATCGGAATCAGAAAAGGCATGAATAGTAGTAGTCATCGAGCCAGGCAGACGCAAACCAAGGTGTAAAGACCCCTTAACATAACACAAAACCCGTTTCAAAGCAGCCAAGTGTTGATGAGTAGGACTGTGCATAAACTGACATAGACGATTCACAGCAAACGAAAGGCCAGGACGAGTAACCAGCATATACATCAAAGAGCCAACCAATTGCCTGTATGATGTAGGATCATCAAGGAAAGAATCATCTGCAAAAGCACCTGACATAGAAATAGACATAGGTGTAGCTAATGGGTAAATGTTCCTATTTTGTCACACAAATGTTGtgtgaataaaataatgataaaattgCTATATGGCAATGGTATAGTAGATGAGTAATTGCACTTGAAATACTCTAGTGACAAGATGTATGTTCTAACCCCGCCACAATTAATCAGGAGATGAGTTCCACCAATTTAGTCTAGTATTGGAGTTGAGTTCCTTCTTCACAAAAAATGTATAGTTTGATGTGGGACTTGAAATTAGGCAGATTCAATTTATATGTTCATGAGCCTAGTGGCATGTTCATAGgatccataatataatatagcgAATTCAATAAATTTAAAGCATCCTCAGTAGCACTAGTGTTGCACAAGATTTTAGGATTTaagtaagaaagagaaaatgaaaggaagaggggaaaaaaaaacaaaaaaaaatctttaaacaaaataaaataaaataaaagctcATAGTACGCccacaattttgacaaaaatcaaagGTTCTCATGCAAAAATTCAAAACATTCTCTCTCTTTCACATATGATTAGATCTCTtcaaaaaaatccaaaaaatagtgataaaattaattagtttgcaaaattattaaaaacacataatcaaataaattcatatataatGGAATATAATACACAATAATATTGTTTCATTTTCATGTTATTGATCTTGAGATGGAAGCTCAACGGCACATATTTAATCTGCAATATATACTCAAGCCTACTACACATACTAGTTAAGATGAAAAATTTTACTGTGCTTTATGATATTATGCCGTATAAATTTAGTATACTCGAtactaaaaattttataatttaatgacaTAGATATATGTGTGTCGATAtaagtaattttaaaattaattctcattctcttttattatttgtttaaactAGTAtcttcacccgtgcgttgcaaggatggatttgttataatatttttaacaatactagtattttcacccggaatgaatttgttataatattttaagaatatttggattgatatataattatataaactataacatcaaatattatattgtgcaaTTGAAAATATGTTTTAGATCAATTATATTTTGTGATGTTATTCTTGCTTGAGTTtgacaaaataattattgaattaatagctaatgtgtagatgtaagcATTCAGTGCTGAAACGTTGtggattttatatatcaatgtttaggatttgtataacttGAGCAAATGCGCtctttgaaagaaagaaagaaagaaagaaagaaagaaaacataatatcactggttcaaattacacattattgaaaaacctctttgtagacgacattgatAGTGTAACAGAATCATGTTCATCCTCGTCTAGAGCTAACATCTTCAGGTCATCAGGATGGGTAACTCAGAAAAAGCCACGTACAATTGATTGTGATTAAACACcattttttcagcaataacccaacatgAGTTAATTAGTGTTCGTCcttggcttttgttgatagtcatggcatatgcgagCATCAATGGGCATTGTTTATGGTAGAACTTGatgggcaatctcgtatcagaaggagtgagagacattcaagggataagaactttggttccttcacgTGTCCCATTAATTATTCTTGCTTCGATAATGTGATCTACCAATCTTGTAACAATGAGATGCATACTGATGGGATACAAGTCTGGTCCGAGTGAGTGGAAATACCAACCGGACAAAATAAGTGAAGAGAGACAGGTCCAGTGATTGAAGGCATGATTGGATCAAGGAATGAGGAGTATATGAGATTGAGATTAACCAAGGCGACTGGCTCGTTCTGGCCAACGGGTAAAACGGGATCTTTGAGCTTAAGGATACATGGCCGACAAAGGGCACAAAGTATCGATGAAGACTGAGTGCAGGGGTCGGACTAACTAGAAGGAATGCCGAGAGGACGGCTCTCCCGGTCGGACGAAGTGAGGAGTTCTATGCTCTGTGAAGACCCACGCTTTGGAAACTGAAGCGCCAATCCAACGGACATCAATAATTGCGAGAGTAAATGAGAATAAATAAGGATATTTAATGTACTTTATTGAGATCAATTATGAGCATGAGAACATGAGTAATGTTGTAACGGTTAGGGAGATTAAGTATAAAAAGGCCTTCCCTAATCATTGGAGGAGGACATCCTTTTCAAGagacaaaaaacaaaagagttTATAATCAAACAAGTATTTTTATAGTTCATATTGCGCATCAATCGGTTGTGTTGGCCCGCCGAGTGACCATCCTGGGGTCGCAAAACCATCACTGACACCATCCGTGGGGATTGTGACGAAAAGTTACGTGTCTCCAATTAAACAAACAATAGGCAACGGCATGAGGGAGCAAGTCATAAAGCTTAGGAGGGCAACCACGCTCAAACCATTATTTGAGAGAGCAACTTGGCTGCCAGAACGGCCGAGACCTGAGGGAACAATTGGGTCGTCCAAACAACCAAGATTTGAGGGACCAATTGGGTCGTCCGAATGGCCAGGACTTGAGAAAACAGTTAAGTCAACAGAGTTCTCGATACTTGGGAGAGTCACAGCAGGATGGTGGAGGAGAGAATAGAGCCAACAGTAGACGTAGCGCGCCACCGCCGCTGCTTAACATTGAACAAATTGTGGTCCAAGTTATCAATGAGGTAGAAAGGCGGCGACTTGAACATGGTAAAGGCGTGAATGATCATGATGGGGCACCTCCCCCGGCAGTAGAAAAAACTGCAAGCCTCCGGACCTCTGAGCAAGAGAGACAATAGAGGGAAAATCGTCCCCTGGCTCCTCATCGAGAAGACGGCAGGGGCCAAGAGGCGGCTCGATTCGTGATGGATCGTCTTAGCGATCACAATGGGAATCCTTTGCGAAATCCACTATAGAATAAGAACCCGGGACACCCGGATGACAACCGTCATGAGCGCCGAGTCATGGTTGCCCGGCAGCGAGCACAACCCGCCTTATCCGAAAGTAGCGCAGAGTCGCCGGCCGAACCCAGATACCGACAAAGTCAAATGGAGGGGTTCGCCCGAAAGTTGCAAAATCTACAAGACCAACTTGAGGGGAAGATTAGACCATCCGCTGAGAACATATTAACCTCTTCACCATTCACGGCGGAGATAGTGGATTATAAGGCTCCCTCGGATATAAAAATTCTCGAACATGCTACCTATGATGGGACGGGAGACCCGCGAGAGCATTTGGTCAGTTACCAAGCTAAGATGCAGGTTTTGGGGGTGGAGGATCCGCTCATGTGTAAAGCTTTCCTTCCCACCCTGAAGTGACTCGCTCAGAAATGGTTCTTAGCCTAGCTGAGTCGTTCTATAAGGAGCTTCAACGACTTGGCGGACCAATTCCTCACTCACTATGTAGTGAACATCAAGCCACAACGAAACTTAACCCATTTGAGCGCGGGGTTCACTAGGCTGAAGGGGAATCTCTAAAAACTTATCTCGCTCGGTGGCAGAAAGAGATACAAACCATAGAGGGGTTGGATGAGCAGGTGGCCATCACCTTCTTCATAGAATCTCTCCGTGCGGGGAAATTGTTCATTGACCTCCACAATGACAAACCAAAAACATACGTTGAGGCCATTCAGCGAGCGAGTCGGCAAGCAGATACCAAGGAAGCGGTGAAACCAAAGCGACATAATGAAGCTGCCGAATCAAGCTCCAAGAAACCCCGACCGGACCCAAGAGGTCGGACCGAACACGAACGTTCCAGCCGACCA from Ipomoea triloba cultivar NCNSP0323 chromosome 7, ASM357664v1 encodes:
- the LOC116024067 gene encoding uncharacterized protein LOC116024067 — encoded protein: MSISMSGAFADDSFLDDPTSYRQLVGSLMYMLVTRPGLSFAVNRLCQFMHSPTHQHLAALKRVLCYVKGSLHLGLRLPGSMTTTIHAFSDSDWAGCQVDRRFKAGFAIFIGSSLVSWVSRKQLTIARSFTEVEYRALADVAAEVV